The Bactrocera dorsalis isolate Fly_Bdor chromosome 2, ASM2337382v1, whole genome shotgun sequence region CATGTATGGCTGCTGTGATTCGGACGATTGCTCGTAAGCCTGATAAATCCATACGAGGAAGAGTCAGAACGATTTGGAATGAGAGAAATGCCACCGACGACACCGATGCCCCTGGAACGCCACCAGAAAAGCCGCTAAAACCGCGCATCACCGAGATCATTCAGTTCAGTTGAGAACAAAGAGTGGCATTGACACGAAGTCTTGCCGTGCGTTCCCATAAAAGCAGTGAGGAATTTCATTTGTGCATTGATACTTAAGAGCCGTTGAGATAACCGCGTCGCGCTGCAGTGAAAATACGCAATAGCCACAAAATGCTGCGCGCGcattatttcgtttttgtttacGCAATTTTTATAGTAACATATATATTTGCCGTATCTGCTACGAGTGCTGCCGGGGAAGATATAGACGAGAATTACGTGAAACAGCTGCTGGGCAATTTGAATACGAGCGTTGATCCGTGTGAAGATTTTTATGCGTTCGCATGTGGCAATTGGGCGCAACACTACGATAATGATGCCTATGTGGATGTGCCCGGCTATATGGACTACGAAGTGAATAAGCAATTGCTGAACGCGCTGCTCGTCGACAGAGCAGCAAATAAGAGCGGTATAGCGCAGCAGGCCTGGCATTATTATGGGTCGTGTGTGAATCTAAATGCGCCCGCTTTGAACACCTTTCTGCGTTACGTGCAACAGGCTTTGCAATTTGAGTGGCCTATATTGCGTGCTGATTGGCCGCGACCTTGGCAGAATGCCACACACTTCGATTGGCTGCGCGTTGTAGGTGGCTTGCGCGCTTATGGACTGAACGGTATTTTCATAACGCAGGATGTCAATGTGCGCTTCGCCAATGCAACGCAGTACCTCTTAGAGTTGCACGCGCAACAGCCGCCGGCCGTGGCACCACCCTCACTGGTGCTGCGACAAAAGGATGTTGAaggcatatttattaatttcggTTTGACAGCGCCGGAGGCGCGGAATGTCAGTGCGGGTGTCATTGCGCTGGATAAGTCGTTGACTGACACCTTAAGCACTCTTACATTGCCGCCTTCAAGCACTTCAAATGTCAGCGAAGCAAATGCTACGCGCGCAAACTTCACGAGCTTGGAGATGAATGTGAACGACTTGATAGAGTTGGTGCCGGAAATCGATTGGCGCAGTTATCTGATACATACTCTCGGCCGCGAAGTGGACTCGGAGCAACAGCTGCTGCAAACCTACTCCTACGATTTGCCCTACTTTCGCAAATTGCCCGCCCTACTTGCCGCACACTCGAACGAGACGATCGCCTACTATATAATGCTGAAGTTCATGTATCAATTGAGTGGCGATTTGCCAACTGAAATGACGGATGTGCAGAAATCCACGCATTGCATGCGCCTGCTGCGTGGTTATATGCCACTGGCGGCCAATTACCTGTACGAGGAGCATTATTACAAGCTTAGACGCGTGGCGAGTGACGCCGCGCTGCATCGTATATTCAACAAGTTGCGTGGCAACTTCGCTCAGCTGGTCAATGCCAATGCTTTACAGCTGAACGCCGCTGAGCGTGCCTACATACTCGCCGAACTGGACGGAATGCAGCTACGCATAGGCAATGTGCCACATGGGGCGGCGAACTTGACATCTGAAGTCGAGGAATATTATGCGGATATAAATATGAGCCCCAGCGACTTTTACGGCAATCATTTACAGCTTATCCACGGCAGTGTGCGACGCATGCAGGCGAGGCTGTTGAATGTGCCACGTGCGGCAAATGCGACGCAGCAACTGATCTACGAGCACAATTTCGAGACATCGAGCTCTTCATCGCCGGTTAAGATCTTTGACAACGTGGTGCTCGTGCCATATGGGTATTTGCAGTTGCCGCTTTTCGATCACCGGTTGGATGCTTTGTTTCAATATTCACTCTTTGGTTTCATTCTTGCGCACGAGATTATGCACGCTTACGACCTCTTTCACATTGTCTACGATCAACATGGTAACTTTAATCAGTTGGGTTTGGATGTGGCGCAACATTATTGGAGCTTCATCAACTGCACGCGGCAAACGGAGTTAAATGACGTGCTCTCCGAGAATATGGCCGATGTGGCGGGCTTACGTGTGGCGTATCAAACCTACTTCGGCCCGGACAAGATTAGCGCAGCTGCAGAGCAGCCTCATAATATTACTGCAGATGGAGCTGGCTCGCGCGTTGAAAATGACACCGCTACGCAAATTCAACAACAACCTGTCATCGGTGATAATGAAATCCCTAAAAGCTTTGCAAATTCCTCCCCTCGCCTATGGCTCGGTAATTTCACGCGCCCACAGCTGTTCTTCATCAACTCGGTGCAGTTTTTATGCGCCAACATGCCGCGCATCGATGGACTGAATGTACAACCGGTGCACCTCGGCCATGACATGCATGATGTGCGCGTGCGACGCAATTGGTTGAATTTGGAGCATTTTGCGGCCGCCTTTCAGTGTGCACGTGACACGCCGATGAACCCGACCGAGAAATGCCGCTGGTGGTGAGCTGCGTAGCGAGTGCCCGAATTGTGCGACTGCCCTCCGGTGGGGTTTATTGTTCGAAAGCGGATTATTGCTTTCTTTCTGTAACAGTTATGTTCTACTTTATACTTAATTTATGGTTGTGCAGTGCTTTCTGTGAGATGTCAACAATTTTTGCTTACAAATAACCATCAAGTCTGCGATGTATAAATTTAGCTCTTGACCGCTTCTTATAATACCTTAATGaatgcgtaaaaatatcttgAAGACTTACCTTTTGAGGTGGCTACTTCTTTTCTCGGTACTCGGCGATTATTTCTGGAAATAAAAGAATGGTCACCAATTAAAATACTCGAAAAGTACTAATTTCTTTAaagatataacaaaaatatatgttttatgtatgtatgtgtatcgaaatataaacgaaaataattaaaacgtaGTCTTATTCAATCTCgaaatgaaagaaaacttaTAATTGGAATAATGGAATTTTGTTTGGATGGCcgtaagatatatgtatattatagtaTAGAAGATATATGCAACTATGAGCAAAGTAATCTTCCTTGACCaaaatacacttgtgccaatgttttttccaatattcgaaACAGTTGTGAAAGccaatttccggaatagtcttCGCGTTGATTCACGTGATtcacgtttaaagttttcaattgactcaaaacgttTTTCCAGGAGCGGAAtgagtttgagtttgctgaatagccagaagttaaactcacgaagaattaaTTCAGTGtacgacggtgcattatcgcagTACAAAAACCAAGAGCTGTCGACCTATAATCCTggtctctttttacgaatagctttgctcaaacgacgcataacactcaaatagtattccttgttgagaGTTTGGTCGGTAGAAAAGAATTCGTGACGTGGTTTTCTCGGCTGCGGCTTACCTTTGCCatgatattcgctcgattgatcgtctgtttccgggtcgtaagcgtAGATCCAAGATTTATGACATCCTGGCAGTCGAAAAGCATGgcttcacagacgttaacgcgacgctgatTTTGACcattttaaaatggttttcactgattcttccgatattccaacgatgccagaaAGATGcctgactgttaatcgttgattctttttttttttcaatatcttttttatttattgaatctgctttttcatttgaaagcctaacaataagtaactGATTGAGTTGATTCTCAAGcataaattctttaaatttatgGATTTGTTGATCATCAGGTGATGTTGGTGCCCGTCCTGGATGTGGTTCCTGGTCAACGCGTTCTCTTCAGAATGATTATTTGATCTGCCAAtttgtcactgacagtcatatcaACCTAGAGAAAATTATTTCGAGGAATGGGTTTCCGCGTGAAATGTAAGGGGTCAGTAGTAAGTCAGTAACCTGGCCTGTTTTTTTGacattattttttcatagaaatttttattctacaatagaacttttttcacatatcatgaggtatatcgtggagtgtaaaaacaaattttttcgaaattttttgatgacatctgtcggagaaatggctgggtgaatgagatgtgttttttcactggcggatacgatttctcatgtttggatcatctgaaacacaaaaacccaatttattcttaaaaagtacgtgaatggttatcgtccctattagaatcatgaaaaaatgttgataaataaaaaagtaattaacgtttttttttaatttttttttttacataaattatgtcataacattgtcaatgaattataaaaaattatgagtgAACATAATGAAATTATGTAGTGGCGATAGCCAAGCGTTTTgtgagtattaaaaaaaattaagtatagtttaaaaaagtgtgtgtttgagaaaaacgcgtctaAAGTGCCAGGGTacactccgagcgctccgaacgtggagcggtattattatttttgggccttttcgaaaccttccaatggtaaagtgggtttctacattaattctaagggtatgagggaacagaaaatgcaaaaaaaaaaattggaaaaagatGACCTTACTTATTTTTGCCCAGACAGCCGAAAGTCCTATTATCTTCTTTCTCTAAAGCAAAAACCTTTTTTCCATTAACACATGCTCAAGTATTAAGATAACTAGACGATTTAGTGCCTCATTCAGATTTTCACCTTAAATTACCCAAATTCTGCcttgaagaaaaataagaaaggcATACTGAGTCGACTGTGAAAGATTTAGTTTTTACTAAACACAATAGGCTCACAGGTAAAAAGCAAGTTTCGGCTTCGATCGCATAAAGTTTGATACAagtatttaattcaattaagaaAACAACTTTTCAGACGGCAAAAAGTTCAATTTATCTAAATATTCTCTTTGAGTAAAGGACTGCAGGCTCTGTGCTTGTGCATTGTATTGGCGTATTGGTGTATTGgcttttaaattgaattgaaattgtgCTGATAATTTGACAAATTGACTGAATTGAGCTTGGAAACGTAAACGTAAACGAAGGCACACGCGCGTTTGTTATTGCGCTCAAAGTCTCAATGTATACACACAGCTGAGGTATTCGCCCTGCGTTTTTGTATCATTCTGTCGCTGCAAAATGCAACAGTCCAACACTTTTGACATTTACCAAATTACCAAAATCCCACGTTACAGGCTGACAGAGGTATCAGTTGTTGCCGTGTTGCACAGCCCGCTTCCTACTGTCAAGCATTGGCGCAATCTCGGTAAAAATCAATACCCAGCACAGAAAATGAAGTCATGTCCTTTTTATACAgaattttttggcatttgtgTATTTTAGTATTCTCGGCACTTCCTTCCGTAATCGTATATTCCACAGCTCGTTGGCGGTAATGGAAGTGCGGTGTGATCAAAAATCAATACTTGGCAGATTGCAACAATGCGAAATGGAGCAAAAAATAAcacagacaacaacaaaagctctaGCGAACCAACAAATGCCaagctttttaaatatatacacatttacatatacaaacacatatattcGTGGGTATGTGCGATATGCAACCAAACAAAATTCGACCGACGGTTGCCGGTTGACACTTCACTTACCGGTATGCCCACATACCCGATACCCGCTTCCTGAATGTCCTTTGGCAACGCCACCACTGAAAACAACCGGAACGAGGAGTTGGGGGGTGAAGCCTCAGCGCTTCGTCACTGAAATGGTGAAAACCACATCAATAAGTCGTACAAattgaattcaatgaaaattgctaatatttttgttattgataCGAGTATAAATTGCAGGTTTTGGAGTTTTCAGTGCGCATTTTTCGAGAAAAGCGACGCAATTTGCAACGGAAATGTAAAATATCAATTCGAGTCCAAACGCTGGTGGCACACTTAATGCATATTGGCATTCTTTTTAGGTTCCTGCTAATTGATTTGGCCATCCATTAGCGAATTAACATCCGTCCGACATCGATAGTGGGAATAcgaaatgtatgaaaatttgcGCTGCGCTAATTTCGACAGCAAATCGAAGATGGAATCAATGTTGTTGCGGTGGAGTGTTGGTGGAATACGAAATTTTACACGAATTTgtaatgaaaatgcaaataatatcAGTGAGATGATGCGGTGATTGGACGTACTCAATTTGGGGTCCGATTTAACCTATTTGAAGCAATTGCTCAaaacgtcgagatcttaaattgaaagcgtacaaaatacagcttgtgcaagaagtgaagctgctcgaccttcccaagcgacatcacttcgttctatgggctcttgaaaagttccaagatgattcgacgttttcgagccaaacttTGTTCAGCGACGAGGCCCATTTTTGGGTcaataagtatgtaaacaagcaaaatttacgcatttgggacgaaaagcaacctgaagagattaaagagctgccatttcattgaaaaaataaaggtttggtgtggtttctgGGCCGGTGGAATTATTGTATCACACCATTAGATTTTTTCCTGTGAAGATATCTAAAgcctaaagtctatgtggacaatcccgcttcgattcaggccttggagcaaaacattacacTTGtctttcgccagttaccagtcgaaatgctcgaacgagtcatcgaaatatggactcaacggatgaaccatctgagacgtagccgcgggcTACGAAAGaaataatctaaaaataaatggcaaagaatgttttttcgaatgataataaacataccgcattaaatttgaagtttctgtgtctTTTCCTTAAAAATGTAGGGcaccttgaaatggatcaccctttagtacaagtaaaaaatttgaGTAATGGGTTAAACTTGGCAGATACACTCAAATCGAAACTATTTGTACTAATTATCTGAAAACTTAAATCTTCAGTAAACAAACAGTTTTTATGAGgcgtaattttaataaataaaaaaaacaataaaaaaagcaaGACAAAACGCTAAATTCAGCTACACCCTACAAGATCAGTTATGAAGATTTTATATTGATTTAGATCTGTCAGTTTGAAGCcacgacaaatgagcagctccttgggaaaaagaacgtttgcaaaatttcagatcgatatatcaGAAACAGAGAGAAAAATGCCGCTTGTATACAGACGGGAATGGCTAGATCGACTCCGCTCGTAATGAAGTCGAtttatgtatactcgtatatactttATGGGGACTCCAACGTTTTCTTCACGGTATTAAAAACATTGTGGCAACTTAATAATatcttgttcagggtataataatattGCGCAAAGATTAAGGAAAATCTCACGTGGCCCACCCTGGCATTTACATTAAATTACGCAAATCATTTGAAATACACCAACCTACGATTACGAATGCGGGCAGTCACTGAGTCATCCATCGACAATATACGCAACGGCACTGCCATGCCATTAAAATTAAGTAAGGAGGTGTTATGATGGGTGAAACCGATTAAAATACACATCGGATACTTAAAATTGTAATTAGCATAAACTCTAAAGAGTTTGAGGTTGTTTAAGTGAAAAGTAAGAGTGAAAAAGGCCTTACTAATTTCATAAAGTTACTTATACTTTGAGGTTGACCAATTTTCTtgaattgcataattttttatttaaattatcaatGCTACAAGATTAGCAGTCACACGCGGTAATAAAATGTCATACATTTAATCTGCTAACACAAAGTAAAGCTATTTGTACAAAGTTCCAATACCCCAGTGCCAATGGTGCGCTTTACAAAAAGTTGAGGCCAAATGAAAACAAGTGCCAGACATGGAAACTCACAATAAAGCAGCTTATAAGCAAAATCAACtgcaagaaaaatatgaaaaataaacttGAAAACTTTAATTTCTGCAGTGTTTACATATTAAAGCTGCCTGTCGCTgtgtgttgttgtagctttactTCATGCAGTGATTATGTTGTTAATGGAGCTGCGATTTGTTTCCGCTCGCATATGGCGCGTCACACCTACGGCGCCACTGGTCGCAAAAGGAAGGCTGCTGGTGGGCGTGTGCAGCGGATGACGGTTATTGCTGCCACACTTTCGCTAATGACACGAAATTgccttaatatttttatgtcgaTGTGGCAACGCTGGTTATAGAAAACATACACGAATGCTAATGCTAAATATAAATGCTATTTTGAGTAATGAAACAATGCACCAGTTTAATGTCGTTGCATGCAACGCGTCAAGTTCAATTAAGTCTTGCAGCTAACTGTAATTGAATGCCCGCGTGAGCAAGTGCGCATATGAGTAATGTAATTGTTTGAGTCtttgatacatatatgtatgtacaagtatgaatatctttaattttagaatttatacTGTGTATTATATATTCCGATTTTAAGAATATATGCATTCTTCAATATGTCACGTGTTCGTATGTGTAAATAGAGTAAGACTAAGTGCGCTCTCGCTTCGCAATGCTTGTTAATTGTCGCGAGGCGTTGATGATGTAATACCGGCATATTTTGCAATTTGATAGCTTGACCTACACAAACaacataaaataacaacaacgaagGGTGGCGTGAAAAAAGAAAGCCGCAAAATATATGACACATAACAAAGGAAACGTATTCCTTTCATTTTGCATATGAttactgaaagaaaatatataaaagtgtatATGCAGAtctatgtatatggtatacatataccatattcaAGGTTAGTGAAAAGAAATCCTTTATTTTTGTATCAAATACCAGACATTTATTTGATATAGTTCGAAAGATGCAATTTAGCTCGAATATGCACAGTTTTTTCGATAACGAAGCTGATTTGAAAATTCCACACTGTTAGAGAAAGGTATGAGGTGGCTACATAAGAACCTCCTTGTCAAGTTTGTGTGAGTTTCTGGCAAGTCACTATCGTTGTGTATGGCCTGGCGTTGTTCTGATGAAAAATCACTTCTTATTCGCCAATGCTGGCCATATTTGAAAGATTCCTGCTTTAGACCGTCCATTTGTTGGCAATACAGGTCTGAATTTAGAGTTTCATCATAGTAGTAGAGTGAGCTTCTTTCTAAACGTTCCAAATGGTTTTTATTCAGTGAATGGAGTAAAATGAGTTtgctctataaaatatatatataaataatcatcgTGACgaactgagttgatttagccgcGTCCGTCCTTTTGTCCTTGTACGCGAACTAATCCCTTacgttttgagatatcgatctgaaagttTGTATACCTTTTTATTccaaagaagctgctcatttgtcttaactgccgatatcggatcactataacatatacatagctgccatacaaactgaaccatcggTATCCAGTtcttttcggaatttttttgtatttaggaAGGGTCTTCCAGTTTCGGTGCAAACGAAGTTAATATTTAGCTCCTGAGCTATCGAAAGAATGCTAACATGAGACTCGtcgatttatattattttatcgatattttcgacaaTTGGCCTTCCTTAGCGTGgtgcatttttgctttaaaaattaacGAAACGGTTGTTCAACGAAATCAAAATTACGCGTGAATGATCAGGATTTGAACAGTATCAGGACCATAAACATTCATATTTTTAGCAACCTTGCTTATGTCATGGAGGTGAGAAGGGAGAAAAGGTGgtatttggaaatataaatatatgataaaaTCCCCTATAGGAGATACTATTGGAATGAAATAGGAGTTACCTCGCGCTGAGGAGGAAACTGAAAGCAAATGTGTGATTGCCCTGCATGAATAACTTCAGTGTGTCTACCGCAGGAGTGTGACATGGCGTATGCGTAACGTGCCTCCAGAAAGTGTGAAAGTCCTTgcgtgtatttgtttatttggcaTTAGTTAACACAATTAgaaggtaaataaatatatgcaaacgCTTTCATAAACTAATTCGAATTTAAGTGAAACGATTCCACTTTAAGTGCCGATAAACTGATTATTTATCAACAAAATTTAGATTAATTACATTGATGGCATTTAATGGGCTTAGTGCTATTATTCAGCATTTAGCTTGCATAAAGTGTGCTGCAACTAAGTTACACAGccaatatactataaatatatatacaaatatattagtTAGCAGAAATCCGAAACGCCTGAATGAAACTAAAGTTGCATTTGTGTAATTACATTAAGTGACGTATCGcatttatcaaatatatacaGTTATTCAAACAGTGGTTTGTTGAAGAGCACTAATCTCAGGGCGGTAGCGACAAGAAGTAGCAAGTGCACAAACTTGAATATTAATTACACCACACAACTGCTTACAAAAATGCTAAGTGTGTGCGATAATTTCattatattgttgttattattcctGTAAGCGTTGATAGGCATTTGAATTATGACTTCAAATATGAATCTACAttcaaacatttatatattgAACCTTCACATATGCTTGAAGCactacaaacaaatatatgtcAACTATGGGTTAAAATAATGGTTCAACACACAGTCAATGCCAATATTTATTG contains the following coding sequences:
- the LOC105232824 gene encoding neprilysin-11; the encoded protein is MLRAHYFVFVYAIFIVTYIFAVSATSAAGEDIDENYVKQLLGNLNTSVDPCEDFYAFACGNWAQHYDNDAYVDVPGYMDYEVNKQLLNALLVDRAANKSGIAQQAWHYYGSCVNLNAPALNTFLRYVQQALQFEWPILRADWPRPWQNATHFDWLRVVGGLRAYGLNGIFITQDVNVRFANATQYLLELHAQQPPAVAPPSLVLRQKDVEGIFINFGLTAPEARNVSAGVIALDKSLTDTLSTLTLPPSSTSNVSEANATRANFTSLEMNVNDLIELVPEIDWRSYLIHTLGREVDSEQQLLQTYSYDLPYFRKLPALLAAHSNETIAYYIMLKFMYQLSGDLPTEMTDVQKSTHCMRLLRGYMPLAANYLYEEHYYKLRRVASDAALHRIFNKLRGNFAQLVNANALQLNAAERAYILAELDGMQLRIGNVPHGAANLTSEVEEYYADINMSPSDFYGNHLQLIHGSVRRMQARLLNVPRAANATQQLIYEHNFETSSSSSPVKIFDNVVLVPYGYLQLPLFDHRLDALFQYSLFGFILAHEIMHAYDLFHIVYDQHGNFNQLGLDVAQHYWSFINCTRQTELNDVLSENMADVAGLRVAYQTYFGPDKISAAAEQPHNITADGAGSRVENDTATQIQQQPVIGDNEIPKSFANSSPRLWLGNFTRPQLFFINSVQFLCANMPRIDGLNVQPVHLGHDMHDVRVRRNWLNLEHFAAAFQCARDTPMNPTEKCRWW